A stretch of DNA from Ricinus communis isolate WT05 ecotype wild-type chromosome 4, ASM1957865v1, whole genome shotgun sequence:
GTGGCTCTTAACAAGTTACTTGGCCAATACTTGGAGAAGGTTGATAAGCTCGAGGGAGCTTAACTTGTGCAAGACCGCGTTGGCAAATAGTGGGGGAGCGCAAGTAGTGACGGTTCACAGAGTCGATGCTCCTAAACCAAAGGCCTACGGTGGGGCTAGGAGTGCTAGGGAGATCGACGAACTCTGGTGACAGTTGGAAGGATATTTTGTTACTTTGAGCATAGTGGACGACGCCATCAAGGTAAAGTCCGTATCTCTCTCTACTTAAGTAATATTGTTACCAAGATGGAAGTACGAAGGAAGTGACGAAGGTGGTGGAGATAGAGGGAAAATCTTCCGCCAAGGATAGTAAGGCTTCATGCAGGGATAAGGGCAAGTGGAAGAAGGAAGACAGGCGTAGTTCTTCCCCGAGAAAGCTTGCCTGCTTCATCTACGATGGACCTTATCGTACATATAAGTGTCCAAAGCGTGAGAAGCTTGGAGCATTAGTGATCACCGAAAAGGAGGAGCAAGAAGAAGAACGAAGACTTGCTTCCCTTCGACTCCTGAATGCTATCCAAGACAAAGTGGAGCAAAAGCCTCGTGGACGAATGTACGTGGAGACGAACATCGGAGACAAAAGCATTCAAGCCATGGTAGATACCGGAGCTGATACAGTATACATGGCGAAAGAGGTGGCTGACTCTATAAAGCTGCcttatgaaaaggaaaagggctTCATTAAGGGCGTAAACGCGAAGAGGCTACCTATCATTGGCTTGGCGAGAGGGATTAACATCCGAATAGGCCAATGACAAGGTAAGGTCGATATCACCATTGCTCCTATTTGATGATTAACGATTTTATCTTGGTATGGACTTCCTCGACAAGGTGAAGGCTTTCTTGGTTCCTTACGCCAACACCATGTGCATAATGGAGAATGGCCAACCTTGTGTTGCGCCGATAAAGAGGGAGCTAAGCCAAGATATGAGGGTATCGGCCATACAGCTCTCTAAAAAGGGTAAAAAGGAAGGAGCCAACCTTCCTAGCAACCCTCAAGATAGAAGGAGGTCCTCTTGTTGAGGGTGCTATACTTTCAAGCCCTATCCAAGGTATGCTTGATGAGTTTGAAAATGTTATGCCTGAGCTGCCGAAGAAGCTTCCTCCGCGACGAGAGGTGAACCACGAGATCGAGCTGGAATTGGGAGCCAAACCACCCGCCTTTGCATCCTATCGTACGACGCCTCCGAAGTTAGGTGAATTAAGGAGGCAATTCAAGGAGCACATAGGGTTGAAAGCCTTGAGGGGTAACGAGCTCTATGTCAGGGAAAAATGCTCATTTGCCCAACGGGAAATGGTATTCCTAAGGCGTATTGTTGGCGATGGAAAGATGGATGGATCAAGGGTGAAGGCCATCCAAGAATTGGGAGCTGCCGACCAAGGTGACCGAGGTGAGTTCTTTCCTTGGTTTGGTGAACCATTATCGGGAGGTTCATCAAGGGCTATTCTTTCATTGCCACTCCGGGTGTATTAAGGAAGGGTCGAGCTTGGGAGTAGTCTACGAAGTGCCAACAAGCCTATGAGAGGCAAAAAGAAGGCCATTATGGAGGAGCATGTCTTAGCACTTCCGGACCCTACGAAGGCATGCGAGACCCAAACCGATTGGGTAAACCGAGAATATCAGTATTTGAGGCACTACGAGAGTGCCAACCAAGGAGATTGGGCGAAGTTGTTTGATGATGCCCAACTCTCTTACAATTTGCAAAAAAAGTGAGTTTGCAGGCAAGAGTCCACTCGAGAGAGTTATGGGCCGGCAACCCTACACACCAGGTACTCTTGCCTTGATCTGGACAAGCTGCAGTCTACCCGCCTTCAAGCTAAGGGAGGAATGAAAAGAGCAAGCGGTGTTGCTTGAACCTATTTTGGAGAAGGCATTCAAGCAAGTGAAGAAGCGGGCGGACAACAAGAGGAGACCAATGGAGTTCAAGGACGGGGATAAAGTGCTTGTCAAGTTATACTGGCATGGCAAAGACGACGGACTTCATTGGAGACTCCGAAAAAGGTATGATGGACCTTTcctcattaataaaattagtggGAAAGGTAGTGAACAAAGGTAGAGTAGCAAGGTAGATCTTCCACAAAGGCATCAAGATCCATCCCGTTTTTCCTGTGAGCATGTTAAGGAGGATCACGATGACCCAAGCCGAGGAAAGTCTACAAGAGCTCTTTGGAAGGTGCGGGCTCAGTATGACGAAGAGGTGGACTACATCATCTCCCATCGTAAGGCGCCACAATCCAAACAACCTCCCACGACGGAGTTTCTTGAGGAAGGGACTCTCCGAAAGTGAGACAAGTTTGGAGCTGATTCGTGACTTGTGGCAATTCGAGGAGGAAATCAAGAGCTTACGAGGAGAAGGCAACGAGGGCGTTGCCAGATTGAGTGGGGGAGAATGTCACGTGCCCATCTCACAACCAGGCAAGGAAGGCTACCTGTCTGCCGAATGCCCGTATGGACACACACGGCCGGTGTTGGTTTCCCATGAGCACGCCCGTCTTGGATGAACCGAATTGGGAAGGAGCTAGAAACTTCCCGGAGAACACGGCCATGATGGGTAACACGGCCAAGAACACCAGATCGTGTACCCAACACGCCTGTGAAGGCCAAACTGTTACCAACATGGCACGTAGCACGGCCATGTTCtagaacacggccatgtttcCAACACTGGAACACGGCCAGggtgaaaattataaatagctCCTCCATGATTCATttgaaaagagagaaatttgAGTGAGAGTCCATATCagtgaaataaaaaagaagagtgTGTGTGCCAAAATGTAGCCATATAGAGGGAAGAGTGTTGCTCTACATAGAGCAAAGAAAGATGCTCTATGTAGAGATTGTTGTAGGAGTAGTTATGTAGATTAATACATGTTATGAGAAGAGCTTATGATTGTGTAGAGAGAGAGTGTGCTCATTGTAAGTGTAAAGAGCTTTAGTGTGAATTAATCAATACAAGTATACACTTCCACAACTCTTGCGTCTCTTTGTGCCACTTTCGTGAATTTACTTCCATTGGTTTGGCAATCAAGGGAAGGCTGACTAGCTATCTTGACTTTCGGGGAAATCAAGCGAGCTAGGCCGCACGTGGGCAAAGTTTTGgagataaaacaaaactcacgtgACACGTGGAAGTAGCAATAAAGGTGTTTTTGGgcataataaaagaaattttggtTATCGATAGGGGTCTGGAAACATGGCCGTAGGTGACCATCAAGCACATGGTGAGCGACAACAACAAGTGCAGCAAGTTCTTGGGTTGACAACAGATCAATATTCTAAACGTATGTCCCTTCCTGGTCCAACTACAAGTCAAACCATGGTAATGATCATCAAGTAAATTTCGCAGGTAAATGCACTTCATTTGAGGATCCTTGGATCATAGACAGTGGGGCTTCTGATCATATGGTTGGAAGTGAAAAGAAACTTCATGATGCTGAGCATGTTTCTTTTTATCCTTCAGTTTAAATACCTGATGGTTCTGCCCTCAAAGTAACCCATGTTGGTACTACATATGCCATAAAgaatattcatttaaaaaatacaatatgCATTCCTGGTTTTAAATGTAATCTGCTTTCAGTTGCAAAGCCCACAAAGGACTTGAATTGCTTAATAacctttttttcaaattcttttctttcaggACCTGAATACGGGGACGCTGATTGGAACGGGTAAACTCCAAGATGGTGTCTATCAATTAGAGGAAAATCATGGCATAGCGAGTCAAAGTACATTGCAACTGGATCATGTTTTGTGGCACATGCGTCTAGGTCATCTCTCttttagaaaactaaaattaattccAAATATTCCAATTCCAAATAATGTTCATGAAGTGTGTGATACTTGTCATAGAGCTAAACAGTCTCGTTTACCTTTTTCAATTAATAGTGAACGAAGCATTAAGTGTTTTGATTTCATTCATGTTGATATTTAGGGTCCCTATTCAGTTTCATCTTTGAGTGGTGCTCgttttttcttgacaattgtGGATGATCATTCTAGGTGCACTTGGGTTATCTAATGAAATGCAAATCTGAAACTTATACTTATTTAACTATGTTTTGTCATCTGGTACAAAATCAATATGACTCACGGGTAAAGGTAGTGAGAAGTGACAATAGTAGTGAATTTATTTCAAAGGATATGAAACAGTTCTTTACCACTCATGGCAGTGAACATCAAACTTCCTGTGTCGCTATCCCAGAACAAAATGGGAGAGTAGAGCGTAAACACTGTCATATCCTTGATGTTGCACGATCTTTGCTTTTTCAAGCTCATTTGCCTACAAGTTTTTGAGGAGAATGTGTTTTAACTGCTGTCtatcttataaatttgatGCCAGCTCCAGTAATAGAGAACAAAAGTCCATATGAGGTTCTTTTCCAAAGGAAACCCAGTTATGATCATTTGAGAGTTTTTGGTTCACTTTGTTATGCATACAATCatgaaagataaaataataagttttcaCATAGAGCCTGTAGATGCATATTCCTTAGGTATCCACAAGGAAAAAAAGGTTACAAAGTTTATGATCtagagagaaagaaattattcatatcCAGATATGTCATCTTTCATGAACATATCTTTCTGTTCCAAACCGATAACCAATCTTCATCTCCTTCATCTTCTTTCGATTTTATCAAGCAAAATTACCAGATCCATCTTGACAATGATTCACTCCATGAAACCTCActgaaaccaagagaaaacCATAATCTTAAACCTGAAAATTCAACATCACAAAATGAATCCGCAACACCATGTTTTGCATATGAAAATATCAATAACCAAGAACAGATTTCATCTCATCCTTTCCAAGATAACCTTATTACAAGAACAATGACACCCACAATTAGCAACTCTCCATCACAACGTCCAAACACAGCCAGACGTGTGTCCACAAAACTCTCTAGTTTTGACTATGAACTATTACCATCGTTGGCACCATCTTTGGAGACTCTTCCGTCAGCTAACTCAAGTAAGTCCTATCCTATTTCTCAAAACCTATGTTATTCGAAATTGGCTCACTCCCACAAAGCTTTTTTGGCATCTATTACTTGTTTGGATGAACAAAATTTTTTTCATCAGGCAGTTAAAGATCCAAGATAGAGACAAGCCATGGCTCAAGAAATTAGCGCGTTGGAGGAAAATGAAACATGGAGCTTAGAACATCTACCTCCTGGAAAGCAAGCAATTGATTCGAAATGGGTGTATAAAATCAAGTATAATTCTGATGGAACCATTGAGCGCTTCAAGGCGAGACTCGTTGCTAGAGGTTTTACGCAGATTGAAGGATTAGACTATTATGATACCTTTGCTCCAGTTGCGAAGCTCACTACCCTGCGATGTTTGTTGTCAGTGGCAGCCATACGACATTGGGAAATTCATCAATTAGACGTTAATAACGCTTTCCTACATAGAGATCTTCAAGAGGAAGTGTACATGAAAGTGCCACAAGGTTTTGGTACGTCAAAAGATGATCGTgtttgtaaattaaaaaaatctttgTATGGGCTTAGACAAGCATCTAGATGTTGGTTTCAAAAGCTTGCGCATTCATTACAGGAACTTGATTTCAAGCAAAGTTCTGCAGATAACTCATTATTTACACTTACACGGGGTAACCAATTTACAGCTTTGTTGGTATATGTAGATGACATAGTCGTTGTTGGAAATGACTCGGCTACGATAGTTCATGTCAAAAATTATCTTGATACAGTCTTTCGAATTAAAGACCTCGGTAATCTCAAGTATTTCTTCGGCATAGAAGTGGCCCGAAGCAAAGAAGGCATAGTGCTTAGCCAGCGTAAGTATACACTTGATCTCCTCGAAGAGACATTGCTCTTAGATGCAAGGCCTGCAAATTTTCCAATGGAATCAAGACACAATTTGGCATTAGGAGTGGGTGATCTAGTTTCAGATGCAAGTCAATATCATTGACTTATTGGTAGGCTCCCTTACTTGACACCCACTAAACCGGATATTACATATCCAGTGCAAGTTTTGAGCCAGTTTATGCAAGATCCTCGTGTCCCTCATTTAAATGCAGCATACAGAGTTCTTAGATACTTGAAGGCAGCCCCTCGACAAGgtattttcctttcttctacTAGCAGACTACACTTGACTGCATATTCAAATTCGGATTGGGCAAATTGTCCCTCTACTAGACGATCTACTAATGGCCATATAGTGTTTTTAGGACATAGTCTAATTTCTTGGAAATCAAAGAAACAAAGTGTGGTGTCCCGTTCCTCAACCGAAGCAGAATATAGGGCGATGGCAAATGCTACTAGTGAATTGTTATGGCTATGTGCTCTGCTTCTTAATCTCAAAGTTAAATTACCAAATGCCATGACTCTCATTTGTGACAATGAAGCAGCCTTACACATAGCAGCAAATCTCATTTTCCACAAACGAACGAAGCACATCGAAATTGATTGTCACTTTATTCGGAATCGATTGCTGAGCAATGAACTCCATACTGCTCATGTTCGTTCAACTGATCAGATTGGTGATCTCTTCACAAAAGCACTCGGCAACAGTCAGTTTCATCATCTGCTTGGCAATTTGGGCATTCGTGATCTACATGCTCCAACTTGAGGAGGAGTGTTGAAGACCCTTACCTGTACAGCTGTATACTTCTAATTCGATCATGTATAATTTAAGAAGTTAgattttgtttcttatattgaggctctatttcttatattgaggtATAATATTTGTCTTCAATTTCATGGttgatgtgcgtagaatacacacatctgaggattttaaggcagaatttatgtatatttggatgtgaattggtcccaacacttaccctatacgtatgtttgtgtgcattaggtccaaaagaggtcaaaggatgataaaggaaagaattggagcataattggacgtcaaagctgccgaaacgagctaagtatgcccatgcggaaggttaacacggccgtgttggattcaatactggccgtgttaccaacacggccgtgttggatgcgtcaaacatgaaagaaaaagaagcttttagggagcacgaccacagagagtaacacggccaggaacaccagcccgtgtccccaacacggccaggaacatggctgtgttggcggcgacagggggtattaattaaaagaacgaagagaggaaagggaggaggcggctagggttagaacatCAAAGACTCATCTTGTTCTTTGTCTAAAGGTTTtttgagttgaaactaagggaaaatgagacttggatcaaggtttcaatcggattcccttgaaggatcgaagattgggcgaggttcattgattgattttcaaatcgagcaagaggaacaagaatcgattcaattggagcaaaaggatttaaatacatttactctcatctaagggtgtaatcggattttctctacctttgcttattgttgtaattgaattcttgtgtattttgagaatgaacatgattagctagattgattaaatccattgggatttctttactatgttggcttgatattatattgttggaatgtttgggttagttttatattcttcttgctttcagtattaataagataatcattattcatgagacgttgtgaattgtgtgtttagattgctttgtatgattgagaagtccatttgacatttggaattttgaatagcaagaactggttaataatcgcttagagataaggataattaactagccggattaataattaacaaagcttaatagaggcggattaaagcttaatgctaatttaagaatcaatcgttaggaagagattccaactttaggttattagatttaggaattcggttatctcttgagagaaaccgaattcggttaagaattcgtctacgggtagcataattagattcaacaatcctttatcttttgtttgattgccaactagtttaggttccctttgggtttgctctcttgccttagttattttagttatcaattactcttgcatctcccttagaacttagattgtagctattagttagtttagaaagtattcatcactcattttaggttaatataacaaagaacaaatgagtaactctgggctttcactttcccaaggaatacgagccattagtgctagactgcatcgataggtccactgtcttagattgtagctaacacagaTAGCACACATCAGTGGTCCACTTTGTATATAAACTATGGCAGCAATCAATAATAAACAAGTCAGAAATTCATCCAAACTGaattttcttgctatttgCTATTGTCCATCTCCATCACAACTGAATATAGTAACTATTATATTCAGTAGCCAGAGgaaatcatttcttttattaaattcataacaaataaatatgaattctaatttattaactGATACTTCACCCCAAATGTGACTAGTTTCTAACTAAAAAAAGgattattaattctttacctgtactataaaaatatgagTTGGTTAGTTTGTGGCTATCAAAATGCCATAGACTTctggaaagaaagaaaaaaaagaccgcaagataaaaagttataattccCTGCAAATTGATGGGCTGCAGCTGAAATCGATAAACTTGTGTCTAAACCCAAGGCCCAACGATCGTAAAGAACCTTATTCTATATTCACTCTGGCATCTCCTACCTCGCAGAAATTACTGAACAAGGATGGCACTCAGAAGCATGCTATGAAAGATCACTGCATTTTACTCTGATAGCCTTGTTCTACTTCCAAAACTctattctcttttctttttctctcattgCTAATCTAGCCATTGCCCTGTTCGTTAAGAACTTCAATACTTGTACGAATTCTTTTGACAGCTTTGTTACAGTCGACTAGTCCCGGTATTTCTCTCCCTTCAGTCCCAAACTGCCACATTGACATGAAATCAAACCCCACTTACTTAACCACATTTAGTTTCTTGTTCATTACCTCTCAAAGATTTATACTTTTGCGAAAAAGCCTTACCAAGGGATCTTCGCTTTTCTTCATAACCACCAAGCCTGCCACCTATTCGACATTATGCCACGCCCAAGTAGAAAATGATACTGAGGGAGGTTTGGAGCAACCAAAAGACTCTATTGGAGTTCTTAGGAAATGGGGCTGTAGTGATCGTGATTTGTTAAAGATTTTGTCACGCAGGCCTTCACTACGTAATGCTGATCTCACTCATCTTCagtctaaattaaatttacttcAGGGCTTAGGTATTAAGCCAGCTGATCTTGTTAAGATCATCAATTGTCGCCCAAGATTCCTTAGTTCTCGTATCAATCATTGCTTTGACGAGCGTTTACAGTATTTTATGACATTGTTTGGATCAAAGGAAGTCCTGCTTAAGGCCATTGTCAGGAATCCTTCTCTCTTGACGTATGACTTCCACAACTGTATTAAACCTGCTATTGCCTTATATGAAAGAATGGGTGTTAGTAAAAACGACTTGATTCCTATGCTTTTGTCACGGCCAACTGTGATTCCAAGAACTTCTTTTGATGATCAGAAGATTGAGTACATTCGCAGAACTGGGGTTCCCAATACTTCCAAGATGTATAAATATGTGGTTACTATAATAGGCATTTCAAAGATTGAGACTATTCGAGAAAAAGTAGCCAACTTTGAGAAGTTTGGTTTCTCGGATGAGGAAGTCTGGAGGTTTTTTGGGCGTTCTCCACTTTTCTTAACACTATCAGTTGATAAAGTTCAAAGGAATATGACTTTCGTTGTTGGCACGATGAAGCTCCCTGCAAATGTGGTCCTTCAGTACCCATATTTGttgtataataatttagaCGGTGTGCTGAAACCGCGAATGCTTCTTGCAGGGAAGATTCAGGACATGAATCTCTGTCCTCAAATTAAAGGACCTCTGTTAATGAGGGCAATGAGGATGACAGAACAGCGATTCTTGAAGGCGTTTGTTTCTTGTCACCCCACAGATGTTGCCGAAGAGTTGATGGTGTTCTATGAAAAGGCAAAATGTTGCAAGAGATTGGCCGAATCCTCAAAGAAAATGATCACTAAAGGGTTTCCTTTCTGACATCGTACCAGTGCATGCTTAATCTGCAAAAGGTTACTGATTTATTGTGTCAATGTTGTACAAGGTTTTTGTATTCACATGGTTTTACATGCAGAAAATTTgtgatttaatatatattctgTTTTTTCATTATggctcttttttctttttcttcttttttaaatggCTAATTATTAGTTCAAATTGCAGTTGTTTATTTGCCTGTTTAAACTTGTAAGTTGAACTTGATTGCATCTATGAACTAAAGATTCCAACTACATCAAAGATAAAACTTGCTTTGTTAGATGTTAATCTGCGAATTATTTGTAATCTCCCTCCAATAAAACTGTTTAGTCTGGTCAggaagtgaaaaaaaaaaaaaaacacacacacacacacatgaaGCAAACTATAGTTGATGATCAGCGGCATGCCATTGCAGGTTTTGTCGGATCACTGGGGGCTTCTTTATATATTGGCAGAATGAAATAAAGAAGTGTGAGGCTGGCTGCTGGCTATGGTTCAATGGTGGATTGCCTCCTTGTGTTATATAGGTTGTCAGGGACATGAATCCTTGCTGTTCCTGGTTACCCGcctctctttttcctttgacAGCAACTCTTTGTTGGAGTAGCGATAAGCTCGTCTTGGCAAGAGACCTGTATGTTTTTATCCATAAACAGCAAGGTTGTTAATAGCTTATCCATAAATGGCTGCTAATATTTCTCTATGGAAATAATATgtagaaaatcaaaataaaggaTCTCTACTCATGGTTACTATAGAGAATTATGGTTTGTAATTTAAGCTTGATACTTTATTGAATAAGAAAtgttatgtatatatacaagAGCAGCTGTAAAATGTCTAAGAGATATTTAGCATATGGTTATAACAAAAAGATAAGAGTTAGCTGCCAGGATAAGCAATGAGCTGTTACAAAAGTATAAAACAGAATTAATAACAACAGTAAATCTAATCTTGttaatttgaatgataatctgtTATTCTTTAGCCTTATTCTTGACACGCCCCTGCAAGATGGAGGATCCATCAGAGACTCCAATCTTGGATCGAAATTGAAGAAACTGACTGCGTCCCAATGGCTTTGTTAGCATGTCAGCTAATTGATCTTTGGAGCTGATGTGAAGAACACGTAATGAGCCTGAAGAAACTCGCTCACGCACAAAATGATAATCAAGAGCCAAATGCTTCATGCGGGAATGATAAACTGGATTGGCACATAAATATGTCGCACCCGTATTGTCACAAAATAAAGTTGAAGGCTGTTGAAGACAAATACCTAATTCATGTAATAAATTCTGAACCCACATAACTTCTACTGCAGCATTGGCTAATGCTTTTGTACTCAGCTTCAGTGGAGGAGCGAGAGACAGATTTCTGACGAGCTGATCGCCAAGAGATAATGTTAGacccaaatataaaatataggcAGTAGTAGAATGCCCATTATCCTGAATACCACCCTAATCAGAATCAGAGAAGACTGTAAAGGAGATAGGACAATCTCGGTTTAGAAACAAACCATGATGAACAGAACCTTTTAAATATCTGAGTACTCTTTTAATGCTTGTAGATGTTTTTGCGTGGGAGCATGCATGAACTGCGATAATTTGTTAACAGCAAAAGAAATATCAGGCCTAGTAATTGCCAAATACTGTAGTGAACCAACAAGGCTACGATAAGATGCAGCATCAACTTTGGAAGATCCATCAACAAGAGAGTAAGACTCAGAGGAACTAAAAGGAGTAGCAACCTCTTTGGCACCATCCATGTTAAACCGACATAAAAGATCACTGATATGACGATGCTGAGAGAGAAACACACCAGATGGAGTAGAAATGACCTCAATTCCCAAAAAATGATGGAGAGAACCCAAATCCTTAATGGAAAACCGAGTGGCTAGCTTGTGAATAAATTGATCCAAAAATTGGGAATGGTTGCCAGTAAGAACAATATCATTGACATAAACCAAAAAATAAGCGGCGACACCATTTTCAGCATAAATGAACAAGGAGGCATCAGCCAATGACTTGCAAAAACCAGACGTGAGCAAGAAATTAGTTAATGCTCGTCTAGACCTCCATAATCAGAATAGGTTTAATGCTCCACTatcttcttttcatttaattttgcaggaattatgtat
This window harbors:
- the LOC8272589 gene encoding uncharacterized protein LOC8272589, with translation MKSNPTYLTTFSFLFITSQRFILLRKSLTKGSSLFFITTKPATYSTLCHAQVENDTEGGLEQPKDSIGVLRKWGCSDRDLLKILSRRPSLRNADLTHLQSKLNLLQGLGIKPADLVKIINCRPRFLSSRINHCFDERLQYFMTLFGSKEVLLKAIVRNPSLLTYDFHNCIKPAIALYERMGVSKNDLIPMLLSRPTVIPRTSFDDQKIEYIRRTGVPNTSKMYKYVVTIIGISKIETIREKVANFEKFGFSDEEVWRFFGRSPLFLTLSVDKVQRNMTFVVGTMKLPANVVLQYPYLLYNNLDGVLKPRMLLAGKIQDMNLCPQIKGPLLMRAMRMTEQRFLKAFVSCHPTDVAEELMVFYEKAKCCKRLAESSKKMITKGFPF